In the genome of Anas platyrhynchos isolate ZD024472 breed Pekin duck chromosome 38, IASCAAS_PekinDuck_T2T, whole genome shotgun sequence, the window AATAGTAAAAGTTCTAACGGAAGGTGGCAacgggcaatctgttccttccatatttatttgctgtggattaacatTATTAATCCTTCTTGGTGGTCCTAaccactctgttgcagcagcggcaactctttgttcatctttatgtgtggctaatgcattagccactgctctccatggcctcatcaaatctcccagtaaacttaacatcgttcctaacatcatcaaacaatttatgtccaaatttacgccactctgtttgttcaaaaaactgTATCAGGATTTGTAAAACAACCCTTAGCTATCCCATATACTAATAaccctggcaaatctttttctacaatctatatctaaaatgctccgcttttctaaaaagcatttgagcaaataatacgccgcttatcttttcatacctttatatacgtcggttgcagcctttgcaaacacctcggcggcgcttttccggcgggaccctaaataggctcatcccgggtgcggggactccACGTCCTTTTCACCTTCCCGGCGTGGGTGCGGGGATTCTTGTCCTTttcacctcctgggctgcgttgcaCGACCGGCTTCCCttattccgtccaaccgtggccctggatcactgccagcagtgtccaaatcccGTTCAGACCggtccctgttcgggcgccaatttgttgccgacggaaggaagacccagcacatcaatatgagtgaacagtgaacttcaactttaatggatagctcagtcgtcttttatctagttcgaacataatcaactcatacatattgcagaaactaagctcaggactGGCTGACACTTCCcaggcttttcagtctggtcctccttcttttggctacctgtcccaccttagggactttccccgatggcccaagggcatcgtgcccttgagcctgattggctctcagccagctgaatacgtgccaaggctcatgtgagttgagtactgtgcttcaccagcccattgtctcccaactgctcaacattcacatgtcctgcctcacttaacgattcctccacaaacactaatccaaaaaaataagacgctcaaagcactaacacaaaatattaagatgctcaaaaccctaacgcaaaaaattaagatgctccaaaccctaacccaaaaaattaggacactcaaaaccctaaccctggagaacctaacctgaaaaaataaataaataaataaataaataaataaataaaaataaattttaaaaccctaaccctaaataattgaccaaaaagaaaaccctaagaccctaaccctaaaaaacctttcaacactacaacccataaactctaaaaccctaacacactaaccctgaaaaacttaaaaccttaacccccaaatccctaaaatactaacccttaaaaatccaaacctaaacaactgaaaatcctaaacataaaccctgagaatacttaccctgaaacccaaccctagtgccctacccctgaaaccttaaaagcgtgaatcaatctttggaaaataacataggcgcaggagaggatctcactacgcttaccctgactctgactctgaccctgaccctaaccctaaccctacccctaaccctaagcctaaccctctaaccctaacactaacactaacccaaaacctaaccctaaccctaaccctacccctaaccctaacccctaaccataaacctaaccccctaaccctaaccctaaccccctaaccataaccctagccctaaccctaacaaaccctaacactaacccaaaaccctaaccctaaaccgagccctaacccgaaccctaaccctaatcctaacccgcctaaccctaaccctaaacctaaccctaacctcgatcccgaaccctaaccccctaacgataaccctagccctaaccctaaccctaatgaaccctaagcctaaccctatccctaaccctaacgctaaacttaaccctaaccctaaacctaacgccctgaccataaccctaaccctaacccaaaccctaaccccaaaccctaacactacccctaaccctaacccctaaccctaaccctacccccctaacactacccctaaccccctaacgataaccctagccctaaccctaacgaaccctaaccctaaaccaaaaccctaaccctaaccctaaccctaaccctaacccttaccctaaccctaaccctaaccctaaccctaaccctaaccctaaccccctaaccctaaccctaaccctaacgctaaccctaaccctaaccctaaccccaaccctaaccctaaccctaatcctaaccctaatcctaaccctaatcctaaccctaaccctaaccctaaccctaaccctaaccctaacccttaccctaaccctaaaccctaaccctaacaaccctaaccctcgtGGGAATGTTGTGGGATCTCCTTCTCTGAGGCGCCCGAAATAGGATCCTGACCCCAGTGCGGCGAGCACACACGACACCCGGGATGGAGCCAAAGGACCCAAGACTGAACCCGGTCCccagtgcagctagcacacacgtcgcccaggaccggagcccagggtccacatacGGACGCCTGCcactctggactgtctgaatccccggtccccgggactgcgtaactccgagccagTGAATGACAGCCTCCACGTCTTGACACGGCTGGCAgtcacaccgcttgtggccggacaaccgtttCGTagcatctccttccccgaggcgcccgaaatgggatccggaccccggtgcggcgagcacacacgacacccaggatggagccaaagggctcagTAAGCTGGatccacgctgcccgtggagggacactcgtgtcctgtgatgaaatagcggagccgaccgaggtccaaCCTGGACCTAGTGCGGCCAGCATATACATCGCCCAGGACTGGAGCGTGGGTGTTGGGAACAGACAGCTGcggctccggagaggacagaaccccaggtccccacgactgccagcccacgaggcAGCAGATGACAGCCTCACACTTCGctgcaagtctggctcccatgccgctcatggccggacaaccgtgtcatgggatcgttgtcccctgTCCGCcagaaatgggatccggaccgcggtgcggctagcacacacgtcacccaggattgagcctaggggttcggaaAGCCGGACACACGCTGCCCgcggagggacactcgtgtcctgccaTCGccatagcggagccgaccgaagtctgacccggaccccagtgcggctagcacacatgTTGctcaggataggagcgtgggtgttcgggatggacagctgccgctccggacaggacagaaccccaggtccccgcgactgccagcccacgaggcagcggatgacagcctcacgcttcgctgcaagtctggctcccatgccgctcgtggccggacaaccgtgtcgtgggatcgttgtccctaATCCGCCCGAGAAGGGATTCTTACCCCGGCgtggctagcatacacgtctcccaggaccagAGTCTAGGCATTCGGGAAgaacggccgccgctccggactgGACAGAACCCCTGTCTCggggacggacagttcccgagtgagcggaccacagcctcctgcttcgcggcaaggctggcacccacaccacttgtggccggtcacccgtgtcgtgGGATCACCTTCCTCGAGCCACCcgagacagaacccggaccccggcgcggctagcacacacatcgcccaggaccggagcccagggtccacatccggacgcctgccgctctggactgtctgaatccccggtccccggcactgcgtaactccgagccggtgaacgacagcctccacttctcgacacggctggcagccacagcgcttgtggccggacaaccgtttCGTagcatctccttccccgaggcgcccgaaatgggatccggaccccggtgcggcgagcacacacgacacccaggatggagcctaGGGGTTCAGAAAGCcagacccacgctgcccgtggagggacactcgtgtcctgccatcaaaatagcggagccgaccgaggtccgacccggaccccagtgcggctagcacacacatccttcctttgggggcacttttggatggtccaaaggggctcggaacacgttttctggggcccgattttttaaaacatctccaatgctggctagggcattgtttcgggttgctcggaaagagcgaacacggagggtccagttgcatgtggggctgcgtaaaggctcccctgggcagttcagttgtacccaaagccttcattttggggcacttttgtattggcgaaagaggctcggaatgcgttttctggggcccgatttttcagtcgtctccgatgccggctaacgctgtatttaggcttgcagtgaaagagcgaacacggagggtccagttgcatgtgggactgcgtaaatgctcccctggggagttcagttgtacccagatTATAATTAACTGGCAAAAAAAAGTCCCAAAGCattaatttattgttatttgatgagatttttctcatcaGAATGTGGGACCCTGCAGGCTGTTCATATTCCCCTATAGGTGCCAAGAGGGGTATAGGACAGAAACGTGCTCTGGGGAAGGTTTTCCCTACAGTTTTTCCCTATagagctccctgctctgcccatcTGGACAAGGCAGATGAAACTGGGGagatttattgttattttaaccccatttttaacagataaatcaGAGTTTCGGGGGTAGCACTGGAAACTAACATGACATGGGTGGAAGAACCAACGTTGGGGACAAAAAGGAACGTTTTTGGGGTCAAAAccgtgtgttttggggcagatTGGAATTTCACACATAGGGTTggtgcaggcaggagaggaagaaaattgaTTGCAGCTGGAAattgacagcttttttttttcttttaattattagaAGAGTTTTTGCTTATTTACATGTTTATTAAGGTCAGGCTAAAAGGAACAGCTGCACACACCCCACGCAGACATCCCACCCCCAGAGGCGACAGCCTacaccccctgcaccccccccaccacaaacgggggggggggaggggaatttggggggggggtcccggtggtcCCGGGGCTACTTCTTGTTGGCGTGGGCCGTGCCCACCATGCACTCGTTCACCTGCGAAGCGAacgaggggggtgaggggggtccAGACCCCCAAAtctgccccataacccccccaaatgcACCCCCGTATCCTAAAActgccccaaaatgcccccaaaaggccccccacTAACCCAAATCCaacccaaacccaccccaaaaggcccccccggATCCCAAAcctgccccataacccccccaaaaggcccccATATCCCAAATctaccccaaacccaccccataaccccccaaaagCTGCCCCATAAcccataaccccccaactcACCCCCATATCTTAAATTTGccccatcaccccccaaaacccacaccaaaacccccaaaatcacacccccatcccaaatccatcCCATAATACCCCAAAACCTGTCCCTAACCCTCCCAAACCTACCTCATAACCGCCAAAAACCTGTCCCCCATATCCCAAAATCTTCCCTTTATCCCCACTAAATCCCCCCATTCACGCCCCCATATCCCAAACccaccccctaaccccccccaaatcaccccccaTATCCCAAACCTGCCCTataatccccccaaacccaccccaaaatcacacCATCCCGAACCTACCCCATAAACCAACCAAAACTTATCCTGTAAACCCCAAATCTTCCCCCCATATCCCATAACCCCACTAAATCATCCCCTTATATCCCAAATCTGCCCTAtaatcccccaaaacctcccgAATCACACCCCCATATCCCAAACACACCCCATaacctcccccaaatcccccccatgTCCAAAATCCAAAACCCATACCCTGTACCCCAAACTCACCGTATAACCCCCCAAACCTGTCCCCCATATCCCATTACCTGCCCTCCTTATCCCATAACCCTACGAAATCACCCCCTGTGCCCCAAATTTGCCCTCTAACACCCCAAACCAACCCCCCCATCCCAAACCTGCCCCTGAACCCATCCCCACGTTCTCCCCCCCGAGCACCCCCAACACATCCCACATCTCCCCCAACCTCTGCCCGCAGATTTCCCACGGCACCCCAAATCACCGTGTCCCAAAgatccccaaatccaccccaaacGCCCCCCATACCATAATGtttaccccccccaaaattcttccccccaaaccaccccaaaaccctcctccCCAACCTCAACCCTCCTCCCCaagccctccctgctccctccctccaaaACCATCcccaaaaaccaccccaaaacccttccccacccccaccaCAATCCAAACCCTCCCCTAAACCCCCATTATTTCCCCCAAACCTTGCTGGCAAAGCGCAGGGAGTTGAGCAACTCGGCGAAGTTCTCCTCCAGCGGCGAGATGTTGACGAACATGAGCCTGGGTGGGGGCGATCCACGGCATAGCGGGGTGTCCGAGCGGGGTGCACCCTACACCCTCGACCCTAAAACCACCCCGTGACCCTAAAAAAAACCCCGCTCACATTTTGGTGTTGCCCCTCAGCGAGTTTTGCAGCAGGTAGGTCAGCTTGCTGTTGCGGTATGGCACGTGCGGCTCCTACGGGGACAAAAATCGTTATAGGATGGGGAGGAAAGTGACAAAATTTTGGGGTCGTGGCCCCAAAATcgctcttttttccccaaaaaatcagCACCTTGTTGGAGATGGCCATGATGACCAGCCCCAGCGTGGCCAGGCTGCTGTTGATGGCTTGGGTCTCGCGCAGCCGCTGCCCGCTGGCTTGGCATTTATCCAAGCGCTCGCTGCCCGTCAGGTCCACCAGGCTCAGCACCACTGGGTTGGGGGAGGATTtcgggtgaggaagaggaggtcaGCACCCCCCggggaggaagaaaaccccaaaaagagGCGCTCACAGCTGCAGCGGAGGGCGCGGGAGGCGTTGGAGCCCTGGATGTGGAGCTGGAAGACGCAGTGGCTGCGGGACGAGCGGTCGTTGAGCGCCGTGCGCGCCACCGAGCGCTTGGAGGCGGCcgtctgcagcagccccagcacctggggggggggggcaaatttggggttaaaaaatggaaaaatacgtCAAACGGACTCCGAGGGGGGTTTTGGGTTTCTTACCTTGTCCTCGGAGGCCACGGGGACGCAGCGCAGGTTGGGGACAtgcagctccttgctggccGAGCTGATGTGGCGGATCTCCAGCTcgccccccctgtccccccccagcaggtcccGCAGCGCCTCGTTGTAGATCTCCAGGAAGCTGGCGCTGAAACTGTActttgggggggtcaggggggcgcaaaatccccccaaaaaggggCCCTGAGTGCCTAAAGAACCACCAAAAGCCTCCAAACCCTATAAAGAACcccaaagagcccccaaaagagcAGACCCAAAGTCcccaaagctaaagaaattccccccaaaaccccaccctaaacccccccaaaagccctgctcccccaaaaaaagccccccaaagccctaaacccccccaaaagccccccaaatccctaacaccctccaaaaaaagccacaaaaaagCCTCCAAAAGCCCTAACTCCccccccaaagaagcccccaaaagccctaaaccCCCCTAAAGAAGGCTCCAAAAGCCCTATATTAGCCTCCAAAAAGCCCTAACCctcccaaaaagccccccaaaagccataacccccccaaagaaaagaaccccaagaagccctAAACCCCCCAAACACCTTAAACCCCCAAAAGTCCCAAAAGGCTCAAAACCCCCTCAAAAAAGCCCCTAAAAGACCAAATACCCCTAAAAAAAgctccccaaagccctaaattagcccccaaaagccctaacctccccccaaaaagccccccaaaagaccccaaagccctaaccccccaaaaaaaagcccccaaaagatCTAAATTAGCCTCCAGAAAGCCCTAATCCCCctaaaagccccccaaaagccctaacccccCCGAAAAGTACCCCAAGAAGCCCTAAACACCCCCCAAACACCTTAAACCCCCAAAAGGCTCAAAACCCCATACAAAAATGCCCCTAAAAGACCTAATCCCCCCCAGAAAAAGATCTCAAAAGCCGTAATCCCCCAAAAAAGGCCTAACCCCTCAAAAAAGCCTCCCAGAAGCCCTAAGGCCCCCCCAAAAGAGCTAACACAcccaaagaagcccccaaaagccctaagcGCCGCCCAAAGAAGCCCCAAAAAGCCTTAACCCCCCCCAAAGAAGCTCCTGAAAGCCCTaactcccccccaaaaagccccaaaagcccccaaatAGCCCTAAACCCCtcccaaaaaagcccccaacccccccaaaactcgGTGCCTCGGCCCCCACCTGCCACCCTTTGTGCTCCAGCTGGCGGGCGCCCCCGAAGAGGTGCGGCACGGCGCAGGGGATCACCCCCCAACTTGCGGGgtcggcgccccccggcccctccatgGTGTAGGTTTTGCCGCTGCCCGTCTGCCCGTAGGCGAAGATGCAGACGGGGTACCCGTCCAGGGACGactggggggggacgggggggggttTATAGggcaaatggggggaaaaaggggtcttttgggggaaaataaggGTCAttggggggagttcaggggtaAACGGGGGCATTTGGCGTGGAAACTAGGGGGAAATAGGGCTCTTATGGGGGGGAAATGGAGGCGAAatggggggagttcaggggcaaatgggggcgtttggggtggtgtagtgggtttacgtggcaaggttttggtagcagggggccataggggtggtttctgtgagaaagatctagaagccgccccatgtttgggaagggccccgttgttttccagatctgagccaataagcgatgttgttttgcgcctctgtgagagcatatttaagacagggaaaaaaacactgcgccacacagcagccgggagagtcaagggagtgagaaacagccttgcaggtgccaaggtcagtgaggaaggagggggagaggtgctccaggcgccggagcagaagtcccctgcggcctgtggtgaggcccatggtgaagcaggctgtccccctgcagcccatggagtaccacggtggagcagggtttcacgctacagcccgtggaggagaccacggtggagcaggtggccctgcaccgatggaggctgccgcctgtggaagacccctgctggagcaggccccgggccggacctgtagcccgtggagaggagaccatgcaggagcaggtgatctggcaggagctgctgcccgtggggaacccaggttggagcagttttctcctgagggatggagcccgtggtacggacccataactggagcagctctggaagagctgctgcctgtgggaagcccacgccggatcagttcgtcaaggactgcatcccgtgggtgggaccccacagcacagggcacgagagtgactgagaaggagcggcagagaagaagtgctgcagactgaccataacccccattcccccactcccctgcgccgctcggggggaggaggtggaagagggtggatgggggggaggtgcttttggtttctttcctttgtttctcacttctctagcttgttagtaatgagcaataaatcttactatctgtcttcttatgctgagtctggtttgcccgttacactaattattgcgtgattttctcgtccttatctcaatccttgagccccttccacatattttctccccattcctctttgaggagggggagtgagagagcggctgtggtggagctcggctgcccactcgagcggaaccatgacAGGTGGAAACTGGGAGgaatgggggcacttgtgggggaAATGGGTGGGAAATaggggtcttttgggggaaaacggggcaaatgggggcatttggggtggaaatAGGGGGAAATAGGGCTCtttggggggggaaataggGTGGAAACTGGGGGGAATGGAGGCACTTGTgggggaaataggggtctttggggggaaatgggggcatttggggtggaaataggggggaatgggggcacttgtggggaaaatgggcaaaataggggtctttggggggagttcaggggcaaatgggggtgtttggggtggaaactgggggaatgggggcagaAACAGGCATTTATGGGGGAAATTGGAGCACTtagggtgggaagggggagctTTGAGGTCAGTTCGGGGAGAAATGGGGAGACtttggggggagttcaggggcaaacagggggctttggggtgaaaACCGGGGGAAATAGGGACACTTTGGGGTGGAAATTTGGGAGCCTTTGGGGGGCAACAGGCAGAAATGGGGGCATTTataggggaaatgggggggctttggggtcagTTCAGGGAGAAACGGGGGCCTTTGGGGGAGCGTGGGAAGGAAATGGGGGCACTTATAGGGGAAATGGGGGGCCTTTGggggtggaaaagggggaaatgggATAGAAACAGGGGCcttgggggggaaatggggactTTTTGGGGGAAACAGGGGCACTTTGGGAGCAGTTCAGGGGAAAATGGaggcattttggggggaaacGGGGGCCTTTGGGGTCACTTGTGTCAAACGGGGGCGCTTTGGGGGGAAATAGGACATTTATGGGGGAAATAGAGGAAGacgggggagtttgggggggggaatgggcaGAAACTGGGACCTTGGTGGGGAAAGAGGGGGATttatgggggaaatgggggcagtttggggggaaatggggaaaaaggggcTTTGGGGGacagtttggggggggttgggggggtaaatggggggatttatgggggaaaaaaggtagaaatggggaccctggggagcacttgggggggtttgggtggCGATGGAGGCACTTTGGGGTGAAACACGGGGGAAACGGGCaattttggggaaaaggggggggtccTTTATGGGGGGGCACCTGCACGAGCAGCGCGATCTCCTCGAAGACGTCCTCCTGCGAGGCGCCGGGCGGGAAGACGCGGTCGAAGCTGAAGTCGTAGCGCAcctcgccccgccgccccaTATGGGACTGGGGGGGGAAATTAGGGTCGGGGGGGGAAATAGGGTCAGGGGGGACGTgtcaggatttgggggggtcacCACGAGCCCTATTCCCAGCCTGATGTGCAATACGGGGAGATATCGGGCTTATAGGGCCTCCTGCCCCTGTTATAGGGCCGCCCGCTTGTAGGGCCGTGGAGGATTTGGGAGCGGGAGCAgcagggggtgcccccccccagccctgattTGGGGTCGGGGTACCCCAAATTGGCGCTCACCCCCTCGGTCCTGCAGAGCACCAGCGTCTTGTTGTCCTCGGGGGGGAAgtggaggtgctccagccccttctgcGCCTCCTGCTCGGCCGCCAGCAGCGGGCGCACGTGGCAGAAGACGCGGATgttcccctggggagggggaaaaaaaagggaaaaaaaggtattttgtagAATATCGATGacttgaagaggactggccctaaaacggagccttGGGGGATCCCAATGGTGACCTGATGTGGCCCCAGTTGCCACAGTCCTGAGCCCTGCCCGACTGCCACTTGTCAGAcagatgtttctgtatttttctgtatttatatatggatatataagaaaaactttcagagttaaatatttatattcttatatacTCTTacaattttgaacaaaaaaacagaaacgaACCATGACCATTCTGTTGTTTATAGATTTTgagcaaaaccccaaaaaaactatgtatttttttaattttgagcaagaaaaactaagcattttatatatttttttttaatttgagggaaaattaagtgtttttttttttttactgagcaaaaaaatgtttttgtatttttaaaaatttggggCAAAAACAT includes:
- the LOC119714941 gene encoding carboxy-terminal kinesin 2 gives rise to the protein MAARPGGGGGAHPVPATAAAASLPAASRLPVRKAHAKQTALLRAPSGLGSQQPRPVAGYQRPDGTRPRASPQGHDRRRSPPGREEGPGGGFGISSAASGTGGAAAGDPRGQLAELREKIRGLEDDNRQLREQLQHSRAREEELGRQVSSLRTELQQSREERSRWQREAEAQAAEQQRLAAELQERHRELEEFREAARDREEQLGATQAELREVSGVLSRRKAEVSELRALAAAQEEHLHALEMERLRLHNQLQELKGNIRVFCHVRPLLAAEQEAQKGLEHLHFPPEDNKTLVLCRTEGSHMGRRGEVRYDFSFDRVFPPGASQEDVFEEIALLVQSSLDGYPVCIFAYGQTGSGKTYTMEGPGGADPASWGVIPCAVPHLFGGARQLEHKGWQYSFSASFLEIYNEALRDLLGGDRGGELEIRHISSASKELHVPNLRCVPVASEDKVLGLLQTAASKRSVARTALNDRSSRSHCVFQLHIQGSNASRALRCSLVLSLVDLTGSERLDKCQASGQRLRETQAINSSLATLGLVIMAISNKEPHVPYRNSKLTYLLQNSLRGNTKMLMFVNISPLEENFAELLNSLRFASKVNECMVGTAHANKK